The Chloroflexota bacterium nucleotide sequence CATGATCCGCTCGAATTTTGGCAGCGGCTTCTCGTAGAAGACCACGTAATCCAACTCGTCAGCGCTGATCCCGCCCTGGCGCAGGCAGAACTCAATGGCCTGACCCGGATAGCCAAAGTCATGCTTACGGCGGGAAAAGCGTTCTTCCTGAGCGGCTGCTACCAGATCGCCGTCGCGCAGCAACACCGCCGCAGAGTCATGATAAAAACAAGAAATGCCGAGAATGAACACCAGGTTGCTCCGGAAATTCGATCAGACGTTTAATACTGATGATGCGCGGCATCCAGGTCAATGTCAGCCGTTTCACGGGGAAGCCACTCGCTTGTCTGCTGGGAGTCGTGTCGAAGATGCAAAGGATCGCCGAACACGCGGACAGCAAGACCGAAGGGAGTTATGATCAGGAAGTAGAAGAGCGTAAGGAGAACGCGGGACTGAAAATCCCCTATCTTTCGGGCCAGAACCAGCCAGCGAGCCCACAGGTTACGGATCAACGAATTCACTCCTGTTAGTGTTGCCCACCACTGGCAGGCCATGGATGGACCGATCATACTTGGCTGCCAACAATCTGTCAACTCCACAAGAACCAGTGTACCTTGACGAACAAGCCCCCTTCTGGTAGACTGCGCGGGCATGAAAACCTGGATTTTTCTGCTGGGAACAGCAGTCGTTATTTCATTGATAGGCAGTGGGTGTAGTTTCGGCCCGCTGCTTTCCGATGTGAGCATGCAGCCAGCGGTTATCAGTCCCAATGCAGACGGCAGCGACGATGCGACCAATATCCGCTATACCCTGGCCCGCTCCGCCGACGTTTCGATCTATTTCGAGGAGGAGAGTGGCAAGCGCTACTACTTCAGAGACAATCAGCTGCGCTCGCCGGGCGAATACGGCGTCGCCTGGGGTGGCGTGATCAACGAACCGCTGGTAGTCGACAATGGCTACGGCCCCCATGAGGTATTGGGCCGGGTATTGCCAGACGGGACCTATACCTGGACCATCGAGGCAATCGAAGCCAACGGCGAGCGCGCATCGGAGTCGGGTACGATTGTGCTCGAGAATGGGGATGCGCAACTGCCTGAATTGCGCAATTTCACCGTTGTACCACAACAGTTTACGCCCAATCAGGACAGCATCGACGACTGGGTATCGATCTCCTATTACCTGCCCAAGGATGTGGACGACGTACAGGTTTTCCTGGTCGATCCCGACGAGCCCAATTTTAAGTACTACGTCAGCGAAAAGGAGCGGGTCATCAGGCCAGGGGAAAAAGGACACCACGAGTATCGCTACGAGGCGGACGTCGACCAGGGCGCTGAGGCGCCGCCCGACGGTACCTACATTGTATACGGTGAAGCCCGCGACCTGGCTGGTAATCATGTTGTAGTCTCCTCCACCCTGACCATCGAAGATGGCGGCAAACCGCGAGCCGACATCCTGCAGAGCGAAATCGATTGGAAGGGTGAAATGAATCGGGTGGTAAGCGTGCCGCTGGGCGAGAGGCTTTGCTTCACGACCACCGTTCAAAACGAGGGTACCGTGAGCATCCGAACGGCCGGTCCATGGCCGGGAGAGACCTACAAATTCAGCCAGAATCACAATACTCTGGCCATCGAACAGGACGATCCAAGCCTGCACCAACAGGCCGGTGTCTGGCGACTGGGGATCAACTTCGACACTACCGGCTACGATTTTCCCTACCGGTGGGCGATCGGCAGGCCCGAAGACCTGGAACGGCGCATCATCAATGGTCAGGAGCAATGGTATTTGCTGCCCGGGGAACGCGCCCAGGTCTCCGGCTGCATCGAGTTCGACGAAACACCCCCCGTAGGCACCAACTTCTGGTGGGCCGGGCTTATCCACGAGTTTGTGGGCGTGCCCAATAACTATGTGGACCGGATTTCTGTCATGGTGGAATCTCCGTAAATGGCAAGCAATATGGATCTTGCCATCATTATCGTAAACCTCAACGTCGGAGAACTGCTGAAGCAATGTTTGACGTCGGTGTACGATAGCCTGGCACTGTCCGATGGCCTCAGGGTCCAGGTGCTGGTCGTCGACAACGCCTCGATTGACGGCAGCGCCGAACTGGTCCGACAGGAATTCCCTCAAGTCCTCCTCATGGCGCTGGACAAGAACCTGGGTTTTGCAGGCGCCAACAATCTGGCTCTGCAGGTCCTGGGCTTTCGGGAAATCGACAGCGAAGCTGTCCACAGCCGGGACCTGGTGCCCCAGTGGACGCCGAAAACGCCGTTTCCTCTCCCACGACATGTACTCCTGTTGAATCCAGACACCCTGGTGACCGGAACCGCGCTGGAAACCATGGTCTGCTTTCTGGATGACTATGAGAAGACCGGCGCCTGTGGGGCCAATCTCAGCTATCCTGGTGGCCGCTTCCAGCACGGTGCATTCAGGTTTCCTGGCCTGGCACAGATTGCCCTGGACTTCTTCCCGCCGCCCGGTCGGCTGAACACCACGTTGCTCGACTCAGCATGGAACGGAAGATATAGCCATTCGCTATACGAAGGCACAGATCCCTTTCCCGTGGATTTTGTACTGGGCGCCGCGCTAATGGTGCGTGGCGATACGATTCGCCAGGTCGGATTGTTTAACGAAAGCTACTTCATGTATTGCGAGGAAATGGACTGGCAGCGCCGCATGCGGCAGGCTGGCTGGCAAGTCCATTGTCTGCCCTCAGCCCATGTCATCCACTATGGCGGTGCCAGCA carries:
- a CDS encoding glycosyltransferase family 2 protein — translated: MASNMDLAIIIVNLNVGELLKQCLTSVYDSLALSDGLRVQVLVVDNASIDGSAELVRQEFPQVLLMALDKNLGFAGANNLALQVLGFREIDSEAVHSRDLVPQWTPKTPFPLPRHVLLLNPDTLVTGTALETMVCFLDDYEKTGACGANLSYPGGRFQHGAFRFPGLAQIALDFFPPPGRLNTTLLDSAWNGRYSHSLYEGTDPFPVDFVLGAALMVRGDTIRQVGLFNESYFMYCEEMDWQRRMRQAGWQVHCLPSAHVIHYGGASTSQFKGPMMVALWRSRFRYFQRYHGPLFYLAATALVKTGIKAERQRAVRAQPEDMAARLAAYEQINELADA